The genomic segment ATGCTGTATGATGCCAGCTGAATTTGTGTGTACTCAGCTGGGATTTTTCTAAAACCATTTACTCGTGTGTTTGTTGAAATCACCTAGCAATGCATAAGAGGAATCTGATACGGGgaagcatgtatttttattgttatgaTCAAAAGTAGTACTTATTTAAAGGGCTGGTTGAAAAGCATATGCGCTGCTTTACTTTGGTTTTATGcatcatttttgtttcagacaGAACCAAGTGGTATTACTAGAAACATTAGAACAAGAAATTTCAAAGTTCAAAGAGTGTAACTCCATTCTTGATATCAATGCTCTGGTAAGTACTAATAATGCTTTCTTAAATTTCTACTAGTGTAGATTTTCTTGCTGAAGTATTAGTAGCAACTTGCAGATTTTCCTTGTTCTTAATGACCTACAGGAAGAGAACCAACCAGTTCAGATATTTGGGACAGATTGTTGCTGGAGGGGGTGCCGAACCAGGATATTTCCCTTAAATAGGAAGGGCACTGGGAGGAAAGAGCAAGCTCAGTCAGCCTGTGGTAGTGAGTCTAGTTGTTCAAAGCCAATAGCATGCCATTTTTCGGTAGGGCTGAGGCTCTGACGTGAGCTCTGTGCACCGCCCCAGACTAGCAGGAAGAGGGCATGAAACACTGATATGTGGTGCAtaaaatggtaatatttttattctgtttaatGGATCTTAATTCAGTAGATTACTGGGTGCACCTGTTGAGATATGGTAGTTTTCTGTATTAATACATGTAATATGTAAActtttatatataaaacttCAACATGTTTAATCCATTATCAAACTGTTCTGGTAACCACTATGTTTTTGATTGCTGTGTAGCTTTGTAAAACAACTATTCTGACTCGACAGTTGCTGCTTTAAGGGttatgtttttttaagttttcagaaGCTAAACACTATCACAACAAGTTAGTGAATATTAGAAATGAAATGATGATGCTCCATGAGAAGACATCAAAGTTAAAAGTGAGTgggataaatatttttactttccaaCATAGAAATCAAATCAGACAGAATTAGATATCTAACTTTTATTTTGGATGCATGCTGAGTTCTGATTAAAATAGAATCTTCCATCCTTTTCTTAGATAGGTGTTTTCAGTAGCGCCAAACTATGtctgtttttaaactttcaCTACCTGTGCTCAAGCAACTTACGCATCTGAACTACTAGTAAATCTCAGTGTTGTCGTCATGTTTAGGTGGCATAAGAATCATGCTTTGTTCTGTTGCTTAATCTACTCCATTCCAAATAGTTCTCCgtgttgtttcagtttctgtgcctttttaatgaaaactagATTGTCACAAACGtaaaaatttctctttctatttgaTGTAACATTAACAGTGGCATAAGTTCATTGACTTCATGCTGTGTAGGCAGTCTCTGGTTACATTCTGGCAAGACCAGTCCTTCAGTATGTTCAACAAAAGGATTTTGTCTTGGAGGCAGTAAATTGCACAACCTTGTCTGGTATACACGAAGGATGACTTTCAGTGAGATTGAAGGGAATCCAGTTTGTATTTTCCCCGTGCAGATCACAGGCTTGCAGTTTCTGAATGGTGAGTTGGAAgcgggagggaggaagaaaaaatgaacagcTTATGCAACACTCAATCATAAGCAGGGTGGATTGGAGAAGATAATGTTAAGACAATGGGAGGGATTTTGTTTGTCACTCCAACTTAAATACATCTATAAAACttactattattttcttttctgtttagaaaagaGCACTTAAGCTGCAACAAAAGAGGCAGAAGGAAGAACTAGAACGAGAACAGCAACGTGAGAAGGAACTTGAAAGAGAGAAGCAGTTAACAGCAAAACCTGCTAGGAGGACATGAAAGCAGAGCATGCAGCAGCTTGTCAAAATTAATCGTTTCTGCATTCTCTGGAACTAAGGCAGACTTTGCTTAAACTGGGCTGTGTCTGTTACTAGTAACAGCTGAGGATATTATAAATTCCAGAATGGTAGTAATAGGGTTGGTAACATtcagattttttcattttggccATTCAAGTTGCCTTCTTTTGTAATGCTATGCAGTTTGATATTACTATAAGTTAAattacatatatgtgtgtatataggAGAACTTAGGCATCAcagttttaaatacctgttcattttttccatctgttctTCTGGTGTTTAGAATTGAGAGATATTTGGTGACTGGCATACAtgtttttcagacaaaatacaGAATGCTAGTTAAAGTTCAGTTCTCATCCCTGGACTTCAATGGCCACCTGCTTCACTGAAACTGCTTCGATTCAGGCAGTTGGGATCTCTTTTCAGTGCCCTGGTTTgtaaatacttaatttttttgctgCCTTAGTCTGGTTCATCTCTAATGAACTGAAGAAACTTCCAGTGTATTTGCCTGAAAGCTCACTTTATTGCAGcagtcttgggttttttgtcatGAAGTAACTTAAGAACAGCTTTAAAGTAACTTCTGAATAATTTCCCAGCTGAATTGGTTGCTGGGACAGGGGAAGCAGAACACTAAGATTCTCAAAACTGATGTGTGCGCAGTGCAAAGATTAATGAATTTGTGCTTCCACAAACATTTGAGGCAAACCAGGGTACTGTTGCTTCTGTAATGGTTCAACACAAAGACTGTGTGATCTAGGTAGATTTCTGTGGGATTAGAAGTTGtagtttcttcattttgtgtgacaaaataaaacacaaccaAAACTAAACAATTTCCACTTCATGTGGAATTAAGTTACCTGTGGGAAAAActactgcatttcattttcttccttaacAAATTATTCATTTGCAC from the Gavia stellata isolate bGavSte3 chromosome 13, bGavSte3.hap2, whole genome shotgun sequence genome contains:
- the BLOC1S6 gene encoding biogenesis of lysosome-related organelles complex 1 subunit 6, which produces MSVAERPEEEEVAAAASAVRSLGPSDASPDEGVVEDLPLIDEKAVEQLTEGLISHYLPDLQRSKSALQELTQNQVVLLETLEQEISKFKECNSILDINALFSEAKHYHNKLVNIRNEMMMLHEKTSKLKKRALKLQQKRQKEELEREQQREKELEREKQLTAKPARRT